From the genome of Eucalyptus grandis isolate ANBG69807.140 chromosome 2, ASM1654582v1, whole genome shotgun sequence, one region includes:
- the LOC104433860 gene encoding hexokinase-3 — protein sequence MGRIGVGAMAVVGLVAVAAVAVAGVAVGRRVRSGRRWRRVLGVLRELEESYETPVGRLRQVVDAMAVEMHAGLASEGGSKLKMLLTFVDTLPNGDEKGIYYALDLGGTDFRVLQVQLGGRRSSILPHSVEQQSIPQDLMTSTSEDLFDFIATSLKEFVERKENSSGYSPEKRRELGFTVSFPVKQTSVSSGILMRWTRGFAIHDMVGKDIAESLQLALTRNGLNMRVVVLVNDMVGTLALGHYHDPDTVASVVIGTGTNACYVERTDAIIKCQGLVTTSGFMVVNMEWGSFWSSHLPRTSYDIDLDAESPNPNEQGFEKMISGMYLGEIVRRVILRMSQESDIFSAFSSKLSIPFILRTPLMAAMHEDNSPDLREVDEKWRQMLEVPEVPKKVRKLIVKVCDIVTRRAARLAAAGIVGILKKTGRDGGSITGSRSRGDARMRRTVVAIEGSLYTSYTMFREYLHEALREILGEDIAQHLVLEVTEDGSGLGAALLAASHSSTPLPPNTVDSVQMP from the exons ATGGGGAGGATCGGGGTGGGGGCGATGGCGGTGGTGGggttggtggcggtggcggcggtcgCGGTGGCGGGGGTGGCGGTGGGCAGGAGGGTGAGGAgcgggaggaggtggaggagggtTTTGGGAGTGTTGAGGGAGCTCGAGGAGTCGTACGAGACGCCGGTGGGGAGGCTGAGGCAGGTGGTGGACGCTATGGCCGTCGAGATGCACGCGGGCTTGGCCTCCGAGGGTGGCTCGAAGCTCAAGATGTTGCTCACTTTCGTCGATACTCTCCCCAATGG ggaTGAGAAAGGAATTTATTATGCACTTGATCTTGGGGGCACCGATTTTAGGGTCCTCCAGGTTCAGCTGGGAGGCAGAAGATCCTCAATCTTGCCTCATTCTGTGGAACAACAAAGCATTCCCCAAGATTTGATGACCAGTACGAGCGAG GATCTTTTTGACTTTATAGCCACTTCATTAAAGGAATTTGTTGAGAGAAAAGAGAACAGTTCTGGATATTCACCAGAGAAAAGAAGGGAACTTGGATTCACGGTCTCATTTCCTGTGAAGCAAACTTCTGTTTCATCTGGGATTTTAATGAGATGGACACGGGGATTTGCCATTCATGACATG GTTGGAAAAGATATTGCTGAAAGTTTACAACTGGCATTGACAAGGAATGGCCTAAATATGCGAGTTGTAGTGTTG GTGAATGACATGGTTGGAACACTAGCTCTAGGACATTATCACGATCCAGACACGGTTGCTTCAGTGGTCATTGGAACGGGTACAAATGCCTGCTATGTTGAGCGAACAGATGCAATTATCAAATGCCAGGGTCTTGTTACAACTTCTGGGTTTATG GTTGTGAACATGGAATGGGGAAGTTTCTGGTCTTCTCATCTACCGAGAACTTCTTATGATATTGATTTAGATGCTGAGAGTCCCAACCCCAACGAACAG ggttttgaaaaaatgatatcTGGAATGTATCTGGGAGAAATTGTGAGGAGAGTGATCCTCAGGATGTCCCAAGAGTCTGATATTTTCAGTgctttttcatcaaaattgtcAATTCCATTCATTCtgag AACTCCATTAATGGCCGCCATGCACGAAGATAACTCCCCAGATTTGAGAGAAGTAGATGAAAAATGGAGACAGATGCTGGAA GTCCCGGAAGTCCCTAAAAAAGTACGGAAGCTGATTGTGAAGGTATGCGACATAGTAACCCGCAGAGCTGCTCGCCTGGCTGCTGCCGGTATTGTGGGGATCTTGAAGAAAACAGGTCGGGATGGTGGAAGCATCACCGGCAGCAGAAGTAGAGGAGATGCCAGGATGAGAAGAACGGTTGTGGCGATAGAAGGCAGTTTGTACACCAGCTACACCATGTTCAGAGAATATCTGCATGAAGCCCTGAGAGAGATCTTGGGGGAAGACATCGCACAACACCTCGTTCTTGAAGTCACCGAAGACGGTTCAGGCCTCGGAGCCGCCCTCCTTGCGGCCTCGCATTCGTCGACACCACTGCCACCCAACACTGTGGATAGCGTACAGATGCCTTAG
- the LOC104433861 gene encoding THUMP domain-containing protein 1 homolog — protein sequence MSTDGKPKPATAAGDGAKGKKRKHYLPHNRPVKKKGSYPLRPGVQGFFITCDGGRERQASGEAINVIDSFFEELLYGNGTTSKPAEAVSKPANKKIKFSYSESESSSDEDDDDDDGEDENGENESEAHTGEQVDPGNSRGENSELQKDDKQSHDKTAETPEEQCSGAGEPPSKKQCLEDCSSKCSLKDNKEEKSIDKLIEDEIKELGDKNKRRFVTLDSGCNGVIFIQMRKQDRDPGPRDIVQHIMQSAASTRKHMSRFILRVLPIEVACYASEEEISRAIKPLVTKYFPLETDHPQKFAVLYDARANSGIDRMKIINSVAKSVPGPHKVDLNNPDKSIVVQIVKTICLIGVVEKYKELAKYNLRQLTSPGS from the exons ATGTCCACCGACGGCAAGCCGAAGCCCGCAACCGCCGCCGGCGATGGCGCGAAGGGCAAGAAGAGGAAGCATTACCTCCCTCACAAT AGGCCGGTGAAGAAGAAGGGTTCGTATCCGCTGCGTCCCGGCGTGCAGGGCTTCTTCATCACTTGCGACGGCGGCAGGGAACGGCAAGCCTCTGGCGAAGCCATCAACGTTATTGACTCT TTCTTTGAAGAGCTACTCTATGGAAATGGCACAACCTCAAAACCTGCAGAAGCAGTCTCCAAACCAGCGAATAAGAAGATCAAATTTAGTTACTCTGAATCTGAATCATCTagtgatgaggatgatgatgatgatgatggggaaGACGAAAATGGTGAAAATGAATCTGAGGCTCATACAGGCGAACAGGTTGATCCAGGAAATTCTAGAGGTGAGAACTCCGAACTTCAGAAGGATGATAAGCAAAGTCATGACAAAACTGCTGAAACACCGGAAGAACAATGCAGTGGAGCTGGTGAGCCACCTTCAAAGAAACAGTGCCTAGAGGATTGTTCATCCAAGTGTTCTTTGAAAGACAACAAAGAGGAGAAGTCCATTGATAAGCTTATTGAAGATGAAATCAAAGAACTGGGAGATAAGAACAAG AGGCGATTTGTGACCCTTGATTCTGGTTGTAATGGGGTCATCTTTATCCAAATGCGGAAGCAGGATCGTGACCCTGGGCCCAGAGATATAGTGCAGCACATCATGCAATCAGCTGCATCAACACGGAAACATATGTCAAG GTTCATTTTGAGAGTCTTACCAATTGAAGTTGCTTGCTATGCTTCAGAAGAAGAAATCTCAAGAGCAATCAAACCCCTTGtgacaaaatattttccacttgaAACTGATCACCCCCAGAAG TTTGCTGTATTGTATGATGCGCGGGCAAACAGTGGGATCGACCGGATGAAAATCATAAACTCAGTTGCAAAATCTGTTCCTGGGCCACATAAAGTTGATCTCAATAATCCTGATAAAAGCATTGTGGTTCAGATTGTCAAG ACCATTTGCTTGATCGGGGTTGTCGAGAAGTACAAGGAGCTGGCTAAGTACAATCTGAGACAGCTCACCTCACCAGGGTCGTGA